A region from the Euzebya sp. genome encodes:
- a CDS encoding thioesterase family protein produces MTDIPTVPTGLAGSVSLTVTADDTAVALRSGDVPVLATPRIVALAEEAAVAALSGQLDPEVTSVGVHIELDHLRPTQVGGTVTAAATRDAVDGRKLDFTVVVLEGDVEVARGAHRRVVAARDAFTGGA; encoded by the coding sequence ATGACCGACATCCCCACGGTGCCGACCGGCCTGGCCGGCTCGGTCAGCCTGACCGTGACCGCCGACGACACCGCGGTCGCCCTGCGCTCGGGCGACGTGCCCGTGCTGGCGACCCCGCGCATCGTCGCGCTGGCGGAGGAGGCGGCGGTGGCAGCCCTCAGCGGGCAGCTCGACCCGGAGGTGACGAGCGTCGGGGTCCACATCGAGCTCGACCACCTCCGGCCGACCCAGGTCGGCGGCACGGTGACCGCCGCGGCGACGCGGGATGCCGTCGACGGCCGCAAGCTCGACTTCACCGTCGTCGTCCTCGAGGGCGACGTCGAGGTCGCCCGCGGCGCCCACCGGCGGGTGGTCG